From the genome of Cellvibrio japonicus Ueda107, one region includes:
- a CDS encoding ABC transporter permease translates to MDSLQEILYTLRQNKLRTALTAFGVFWGIFMLVLLLGAGRGMQNGIYADFGSDVLDFVAVWSGTTSVAYQGRGLGRQISLTLDDVEALQRQIKGIRVISPESMRGGISVVYDTKSGNFPVYGVPDDYFNVKESIPFEQGRKTNQLDEQQIRKVVTLGRTVSERLFGPGVSPVGKTVRINDVAMTVVGVFYDKGNRGRDSERVYIPASTFQKLFGSGHFIGSIWLRPQAGVDSFAFEQQVVELLKRRHQVSPDDRRAIRSFNMAEPAARVNGLFIGINGFIWFVGLGTLMAGIVGVSNIMIITVKERTREIGIRKALGATPFSIISTLLFESIMVTGIAGYAGLVVGVGLIELIAYGLNSVGAQMPFFKNPEIDFQVAFTAVVLLVIVGALAGLMPALRAAKIMPIEAMRAD, encoded by the coding sequence ATGGATAGCTTACAGGAAATCCTTTATACCCTGCGCCAGAATAAACTGCGCACCGCCTTGACGGCCTTCGGCGTTTTCTGGGGTATTTTTATGCTGGTGTTGCTGCTGGGCGCCGGACGCGGAATGCAAAACGGTATCTATGCCGATTTTGGTTCGGATGTGCTGGATTTTGTGGCGGTGTGGTCCGGTACCACATCCGTGGCTTATCAGGGGCGAGGGCTGGGTCGCCAGATTAGTTTAACCCTGGATGATGTCGAGGCGTTGCAGCGGCAAATCAAGGGCATCAGGGTCATTTCACCGGAAAGTATGCGCGGTGGTATTTCGGTTGTCTATGACACCAAAAGCGGTAACTTTCCTGTATACGGTGTACCGGACGATTACTTCAACGTAAAAGAATCGATTCCTTTCGAACAGGGTCGAAAAACCAACCAGCTGGATGAACAGCAAATCCGCAAGGTAGTAACCCTGGGGCGGACAGTATCCGAGCGTTTATTTGGACCGGGCGTTAGCCCGGTCGGCAAAACGGTGCGGATTAATGATGTGGCCATGACGGTTGTCGGTGTGTTTTATGACAAAGGCAATCGCGGTCGCGATTCAGAGCGTGTCTATATTCCTGCGTCCACCTTCCAGAAACTATTTGGCTCCGGTCATTTTATCGGCTCTATCTGGCTGCGTCCGCAAGCCGGGGTCGACAGTTTTGCCTTCGAACAACAAGTGGTTGAATTACTCAAGCGCCGCCACCAGGTGTCACCTGATGATCGCCGCGCAATTCGCTCATTCAACATGGCAGAGCCGGCGGCGCGGGTAAATGGGCTTTTTATCGGCATCAACGGATTTATCTGGTTTGTGGGGTTGGGGACCCTGATGGCAGGTATTGTGGGCGTGAGCAATATCATGATTATCACCGTCAAGGAGCGCACCCGCGAGATTGGCATTCGCAAGGCCTTGGGGGCAACGCCTTTCAGTATTATCAGCACGCTGCTGTTTGAGTCGATTATGGTGACCGGTATTGCCGGTTATGCCGGATTGGTAGTGGGCGTTGGATTAATTGAATTGATTGCCTATGGCCTCAACAGTGTCGGGGCACAGATGCCTTTTTTCAAAAATCCGGAAATTGATTTCCAGGTCGCTTTTACGGCGGTGGTATTGCTGGTGATCGTGGGGGCTCTGGCAGGGCTGATGCCAGCCTTGCGTGCTGCGAAAATTATGCCGATTGAAGCCATGCGAGCGGATTGA
- a CDS encoding ABC transporter permease, with the protein MIIDTQKWQEIFTTLGQHKLRTALTAFGVFWGIFMLTVLLGAGKGLENGIEDGFPRVPNIVWLWVQGTTQVAYKGMPLGRQITLKPEDVTAIEQNVPSVGYIRGQNSVGIWSGSPPYTTYKDKNGTFYVQGTHAGMDNIHSLKIVEGRSVNDIDDREKRKVAIIGTAVRNQLFNADENPIGKDITISGISFMVIGVFKSLASGDEQQEQEKIYIPNDTLRYAFNQVGWIGSFIVIPKPGLHARIAEQDVKRYLSEVKHVSPDDYGVFGSFNLQNEYDKIQGLFGGIAAFSWLVAIGTIMAGAIGVGNIMLIVVKERTREIGLRKALGATPSSITGMIVQESIFITTVAGYMGLVIGVLLLEGIGKLLDAAGGQAGFFGKPEVDFATALSALVVLVVSGLLASLLPAAKAASVNPIVALQDE; encoded by the coding sequence ATGATTATCGATACTCAGAAATGGCAGGAGATTTTTACCACACTCGGCCAGCATAAATTGCGTACAGCGCTCACCGCATTTGGTGTCTTTTGGGGCATTTTTATGCTCACAGTATTGCTCGGTGCGGGTAAGGGATTGGAAAACGGTATCGAAGATGGGTTTCCCCGTGTGCCTAATATTGTGTGGCTCTGGGTGCAGGGAACAACCCAGGTTGCTTATAAGGGTATGCCACTGGGGCGGCAAATTACTCTGAAACCGGAAGATGTCACGGCGATTGAACAGAATGTGCCGAGTGTAGGTTACATCCGCGGCCAGAACTCCGTAGGTATCTGGAGTGGCTCGCCACCCTATACAACCTACAAGGATAAAAATGGCACCTTCTATGTGCAGGGCACCCATGCAGGCATGGACAATATCCATTCGCTGAAAATCGTTGAAGGCCGCAGTGTTAATGACATAGATGACCGCGAAAAGCGCAAGGTCGCCATCATAGGTACGGCGGTAAGGAATCAATTATTCAATGCCGATGAAAATCCCATTGGCAAGGATATTACGATTTCGGGCATCAGCTTTATGGTGATTGGCGTTTTCAAATCCCTGGCCAGCGGTGACGAGCAACAGGAACAGGAAAAAATCTATATCCCCAACGATACCCTGCGCTATGCCTTTAACCAGGTTGGCTGGATTGGCAGTTTTATTGTGATACCCAAACCGGGATTGCATGCGCGTATTGCCGAGCAGGATGTCAAGCGTTACCTGTCCGAGGTTAAACATGTCTCGCCCGATGATTATGGCGTATTCGGCAGTTTTAACCTGCAAAACGAGTACGACAAAATCCAGGGATTATTTGGCGGTATTGCGGCATTCAGTTGGCTGGTGGCTATAGGAACCATCATGGCCGGTGCAATTGGTGTCGGTAATATTATGCTTATTGTGGTGAAAGAGCGCACCCGCGAAATTGGTTTGCGCAAAGCCCTGGGCGCAACACCATCGTCAATTACCGGAATGATTGTGCAGGAATCCATTTTTATTACCACAGTAGCTGGCTACATGGGGTTGGTCATTGGCGTCTTATTGCTGGAAGGCATCGGCAAGCTGCTGGATGCAGCGGGTGGCCAGGCAGGATTTTTTGGCAAGCCGGAAGTGGATTTTGCCACCGCCCTGAGTGCGTTGGTCGTGCTGGTTGTTTCCGGTTTGCTGGCGTCGCTGCTACCCGCTGCCAAAGCGGCCAGTGTTAATCCCATTGTCGCCCTGCAAGATGAATAA
- a CDS encoding efflux RND transporter periplasmic adaptor subunit — MKKFIGFAILGLIAVVFIGTAVFLYNKSQAKPVVYESDATFKSTIIKKTVAVGKVIPRREVEIKSQVSGVVEQLYVVAGQTVKKGEIIAKITLAPNMIQLNQAESQLEQARINLQNATTEFERQKKLFTQKLVSQSEYNKFLLQYDLQREAVTAAENNVLLLKQGATKKSDKVSNLIPATVTGMVLDLPYKEGAFIVETSSFGAGTTIATLADMNDMIFEGMVDESEVGKIREGMELVLDVGALEGDPFTAKLEYISPKGVTDQGTIKFQIRAAVTLNDRLFLRANYSANADIVLDKRENVLAINEGNLSVEEKGHFVEIETGPQKFEKRAVKTGLSDGINIEIVEGLKEGDKIKRR; from the coding sequence ATGAAAAAGTTTATCGGATTTGCCATCCTGGGTTTGATTGCGGTTGTGTTTATCGGCACGGCTGTATTCCTGTACAACAAATCCCAGGCTAAACCGGTTGTCTATGAGTCGGACGCCACCTTTAAAAGTACCATCATTAAAAAGACAGTGGCGGTGGGTAAAGTGATTCCACGCCGCGAAGTGGAAATTAAATCCCAGGTATCCGGTGTGGTTGAGCAACTTTATGTTGTCGCTGGCCAGACAGTGAAAAAAGGCGAGATCATTGCCAAGATTACCCTGGCTCCCAATATGATCCAGCTCAACCAGGCCGAGTCCCAACTGGAACAGGCCCGGATCAATTTGCAAAACGCTACAACCGAGTTCGAGCGCCAGAAAAAACTCTTTACCCAAAAACTGGTTTCACAATCCGAGTACAACAAATTCCTGTTGCAATACGATTTGCAGCGTGAAGCCGTAACGGCAGCAGAGAACAATGTGCTCTTGCTTAAACAGGGCGCAACCAAAAAATCGGACAAGGTGTCCAACCTGATTCCGGCAACAGTGACCGGTATGGTGCTGGATCTGCCCTATAAGGAAGGTGCGTTTATTGTAGAAACCAGCTCCTTTGGCGCGGGTACAACCATTGCCACCCTGGCCGACATGAACGATATGATTTTTGAAGGTATGGTGGATGAATCAGAAGTGGGCAAAATCCGCGAGGGGATGGAGCTTGTGTTGGATGTGGGCGCCCTGGAAGGCGATCCTTTTACTGCCAAACTCGAATATATTTCACCCAAGGGCGTGACCGATCAGGGAACTATTAAATTCCAGATCCGTGCGGCAGTGACGCTCAATGATCGTTTATTTTTACGTGCCAACTACAGCGCGAATGCGGATATAGTGCTGGACAAGCGCGAGAATGTGCTGGCGATTAATGAAGGTAATCTGAGCGTGGAAGAGAAGGGACATTTTGTGGAAATCGAAACAGGTCCACAGAAGTTTGAAAAGCGCGCGGTGAAAACCGGCTTGTCAGACGGTATCAACATCGAGATCGTGGAAGGCTTGAAAGAGGGTGACAAGATCAAGCGACGCTAA
- a CDS encoding MipA/OmpV family protein: MSRLLRFSSSLPALLALVLLQPAMAASDCVPDEEACVEVGRWQLGLGIGLGVRTNPLEDGDDIPLVLLPMVSYTGERFFIDNLDFGYTLWESDTQQLNLLLTPSYDQVFFERWDPVNFVLESPGLGTALNGGGKNSSDPKEPYPLIDPGVSGSGDFEGPESLQRKLPKRHMSGLAGLEYHFRLGGYGLHLHWLKDVTDIHQGEERRLALSRAWQAGNHDLALSAGAVWQDATLTNYYYGVPQGDAYWASYEAGNALSTQVRFDWNYRLSKHWDLRALLSYRRLPEEITASPLVRSDKVVTAFIGGVYHF; this comes from the coding sequence ATGAGCCGCCTGTTGCGATTTTCCTCTTCCCTTCCGGCATTGCTGGCGCTGGTATTGTTGCAGCCTGCCATGGCGGCATCGGACTGCGTGCCGGACGAGGAAGCCTGTGTAGAAGTCGGGCGCTGGCAGTTGGGCTTGGGAATTGGTTTGGGGGTGCGCACCAATCCCTTGGAAGATGGCGATGATATTCCGCTGGTGTTACTACCGATGGTGAGTTATACCGGCGAGCGCTTCTTTATCGATAACCTGGATTTTGGCTATACCCTGTGGGAAAGCGATACACAGCAACTGAATTTGCTGCTGACGCCCAGCTATGACCAGGTGTTTTTCGAACGTTGGGACCCGGTCAATTTTGTCCTCGAATCCCCGGGACTTGGTACAGCATTGAATGGTGGCGGCAAGAATTCGTCTGACCCGAAAGAGCCTTACCCGCTTATCGATCCCGGTGTGAGCGGTTCCGGCGATTTTGAAGGGCCGGAAAGTCTGCAGCGAAAATTGCCAAAGCGCCATATGTCTGGCCTGGCTGGACTGGAGTACCATTTTCGCCTGGGAGGTTATGGCCTGCACCTGCATTGGCTAAAGGATGTCACTGATATCCACCAGGGGGAAGAGCGGCGCCTGGCCCTTAGCCGTGCGTGGCAGGCAGGCAACCATGACCTCGCCCTGTCGGCTGGTGCGGTCTGGCAAGATGCAACGCTCACCAACTACTACTATGGTGTTCCCCAGGGCGATGCCTATTGGGCCTCCTACGAGGCAGGTAATGCCCTGTCTACCCAAGTGCGTTTTGATTGGAATTACCGGCTCAGCAAACACTGGGATTTGCGTGCATTGCTTAGCTATCGTCGCTTGCCTGAAGAGATTACCGCTAGCCCATTGGTACGCTCGGATAAGGTGGTGACGGCCTTTATCGGAGGGGTATACCATTTTTGA
- a CDS encoding DUF3019 domain-containing protein — MLEFSIKPRLCVLSAGEEVCRDTLEVRWSADRARSLCLYRADDDQPLRCWEQATKGSFNFELSARATTRFQLREQGAGEPLGQQDFRVVHEERKYRHPRRNPWSFF; from the coding sequence TTGCTGGAGTTTTCTATCAAGCCGCGTCTGTGCGTGCTAAGCGCTGGTGAAGAAGTCTGCCGCGACACTCTGGAGGTGCGGTGGAGCGCAGATCGCGCCCGTTCGCTCTGTCTGTATCGCGCAGACGATGATCAACCGCTACGCTGTTGGGAGCAGGCCACCAAAGGCAGTTTCAATTTCGAGTTATCTGCCCGCGCTACCACCCGTTTCCAGTTGCGTGAACAGGGTGCGGGTGAGCCCTTGGGCCAGCAGGATTTTCGTGTGGTCCATGAAGAGCGCAAGTACCGCCATCCCCGGCGCAACCCCTGGAGTTTCTTCTGA
- a CDS encoding response regulator yields MLHRNILLVEDDRRLAQLVSDFLTANDFRVDVEENGNRVLRQVQNLNPSLVILDLMLPGKDGLTLCKELRPQYKGPILMLTARDSDLDQVLGLEYGADDYVIKPAEPRVLLARIRALLRRYYQSDENTLANINFGQLHIQPSLRKVTLATEEVHLSSHEFDLLLTLAASAGNILSRDFLFQQIYNREYDGLDRTIDVRISQLRKKLQDDPNNPTRIKTIWGKGYLFIADAWN; encoded by the coding sequence ATGCTGCATCGCAATATTCTCCTGGTTGAAGACGATCGTCGCCTGGCGCAGCTGGTCAGTGACTTCCTGACCGCGAACGATTTCCGCGTCGACGTGGAAGAAAACGGCAACCGCGTCCTGCGCCAGGTACAAAATCTCAACCCGTCCCTGGTGATCCTTGACCTGATGTTGCCGGGCAAAGATGGCCTGACCCTGTGCAAGGAGCTTCGCCCCCAGTACAAGGGGCCCATCCTGATGCTGACCGCGCGCGATTCGGACCTGGATCAGGTACTGGGGCTTGAATACGGCGCCGATGATTACGTCATCAAGCCAGCAGAGCCCCGGGTTTTATTGGCGCGTATCCGGGCATTGCTGCGACGTTATTACCAGAGCGATGAAAACACCCTGGCCAATATCAACTTTGGACAACTGCACATCCAGCCATCCCTGCGCAAAGTCACCCTGGCGACAGAGGAAGTTCACCTGTCCAGCCATGAATTTGATTTGCTGCTCACGTTAGCGGCTTCGGCGGGCAATATTCTCAGCCGGGACTTCCTGTTCCAGCAGATTTACAACCGCGAATACGATGGATTGGACAGGACCATCGATGTGCGTATTTCCCAACTGCGCAAAAAGCTCCAGGACGATCCCAATAACCCAACCAGGATCAAAACCATCTGGGGCAAGGGGTACCTGTTTATCGCTGATGCCTGGAATTAG
- a CDS encoding ATP-binding protein codes for MNRAFVSLYLFIVASVIGLGWALNQLWEGLVPEASVSAEVKGLFISLEQSLVGGVPLTHVQAAMAQQGVELQLIPLDELANSAALEQLQAGGIISASDSEQFHYYKLGADGHQVILLSLPPLAGQGELVYRVLLCVFYAGLALAIFLWVWPLSRDARKLEAQTRMLGPDGLPEDLRIAPASTLYPLARAFNQMARRLRDLLASHREMTNAVSHELRTPLARMKFALAMLESQPLDEKSQRQCRNIATDVAEMESLISTLLMYAGFERYSQQLQISTGQMSDLLEELKQRFAHNNQRQLTLELIYTGMDQYCQCEWKLIETALQNAIGNASRYARSRIRIEWQPGTTHNCLAIEDDGPGIPEQERARVFGSFVRLYEGQVAPGENTSGFGLGLAIIQRVLEWHGGHAIFTEPGHLGGARLELHWPRPESTSL; via the coding sequence ATGAATAGGGCTTTTGTCTCCCTCTACCTGTTTATCGTGGCATCGGTCATTGGATTAGGTTGGGCGTTGAATCAACTCTGGGAGGGCCTGGTACCCGAGGCCAGTGTCAGTGCAGAGGTAAAAGGGCTTTTTATCAGCCTGGAACAAAGCCTGGTAGGGGGCGTGCCGCTCACCCATGTGCAGGCGGCCATGGCACAGCAGGGGGTGGAGTTGCAGCTGATACCCCTGGATGAACTGGCTAATTCGGCGGCGTTGGAGCAATTACAAGCCGGTGGGATTATCAGCGCAAGCGACAGTGAACAGTTCCATTACTACAAACTGGGTGCGGATGGCCACCAGGTTATCCTCCTCAGCCTGCCGCCATTGGCGGGACAGGGGGAACTGGTTTACCGTGTGCTGTTATGTGTTTTTTATGCAGGCCTGGCGCTGGCGATTTTTCTGTGGGTGTGGCCGCTCTCGCGCGATGCCCGAAAACTGGAAGCGCAAACCCGGATGCTGGGGCCGGATGGACTACCTGAAGACCTGCGCATAGCCCCTGCATCTACGCTCTATCCCCTGGCCAGGGCGTTTAACCAGATGGCGCGACGACTGCGCGACCTGCTTGCCTCCCACCGTGAAATGACCAATGCCGTCTCCCACGAGCTGCGCACGCCTCTGGCGCGGATGAAATTCGCCCTGGCGATGCTGGAATCCCAACCCCTTGATGAAAAAAGCCAGCGCCAATGCCGCAACATTGCTACCGATGTAGCCGAGATGGAATCCCTGATCAGCACATTATTGATGTACGCCGGGTTTGAGCGTTACAGCCAGCAATTGCAAATATCCACCGGGCAGATGAGTGACCTGCTCGAAGAATTGAAACAGCGCTTTGCCCACAACAACCAGCGCCAGCTCACACTGGAATTGATCTATACCGGTATGGACCAATACTGCCAATGTGAATGGAAACTCATTGAAACCGCGCTGCAAAATGCCATAGGCAATGCAAGCCGCTATGCGCGCTCGCGTATACGGATTGAATGGCAGCCTGGTACTACCCACAATTGCCTCGCTATTGAAGACGATGGGCCGGGGATTCCTGAACAGGAGCGGGCACGGGTTTTCGGTTCATTTGTACGCCTCTACGAAGGCCAGGTTGCGCCCGGAGAAAACACCAGTGGTTTTGGCCTGGGCCTGGCGATTATCCAGCGAGTCCTTGAGTGGCACGGCGGACATGCCATCTTCACCGAACCCGGGCATTTGGGCGGAGCCCGATTGGAGTTACATTGGCCTCGCCCAGAGAGCACATCCTTATAA
- a CDS encoding TonB-dependent receptor, translating into MHKKRLLPLCIALAASGHLYAQETDTREVVEEITVTGVRQAELNAREAERGKSIFSSVISQDDAGNFADQNVAESLQRLPGITLQKSEGEGRFISVRGLGPGFVSVQQNGSELASAGSDDRAFALDAIPADLLGAIEVFKSLTPDMDLNSIGGAVNVKTVSAFDRKKDSFRVTVQDYYQDYMEEHSPKVSMQGTHLFLDNTIGLGYSLSWEERKTANYEMLHHETTDMRYVQENITGVETPDPTDLDSYMLIPFEFQNRQEIAERERTAASIDLGWKPTDSGEYYLRSSYTKFTDNDLAWREYYRFGQAGPGDIAYLDRDTNTFGMVDTDIQQQMFIQYGESETSSASVGGKHEFEFNSGRLIIDGDISWSDSTYDKPDGKRVQFRVRDVPVIGRAGKEFIVGQAISADALAELAGTTTTGWTDIGGYSGAGINLAAFSFDNLFLEASSRADELQSYGMNFKFEIDEGFVSYWKAGFNYKERTRDRNQDRWSIVPRDESQHCPQTEDFAICQDVARNTNLSRVETAEVDHPSFVYPAITLNGANQLIDTVRAIATEGNQSGLESIYRDYNMSEDSFAAYFMGEFRLADNQWLIAGARWDETKFSSTGFLAINNDNFSLGNDETVKVDYSIPLDSQANKYDNVLPSLHYRWEPREDVLVRSSIWTSFTRPSYDQARAFANIESNFELCNPVTNVCSTTPDANTGIPLSEFTLGPNNTLRLGNPNLVAMTSVNYDASVSWYIDENIFLQAAFFYKDIDDYIVEVRGARAALDELPVRLPVDQVDAFIIPSDLELNNVSWTANGDRAKVYGAEFSYNHNFDNGLFLHNNLTVMSSAAYAGDSIRAGKTQLPEQADTTFNTTVGWENDVVSVRLIGNYVSDILKRIGSCPAGSEGYLIVQAGDDRSPCNKWADVYQDDTFSLDFKATWQVNKNIKIYFDAMNITDEYMTQYYEGNQYSGGNVMYKSEVYGRSFQIGLNYKFL; encoded by the coding sequence ATGCATAAAAAACGTTTGCTACCACTCTGTATTGCTCTCGCGGCCAGTGGCCACTTGTATGCGCAGGAGACAGATACTAGAGAAGTCGTCGAAGAAATTACTGTGACTGGTGTGCGTCAGGCTGAGCTTAATGCACGTGAGGCAGAGCGCGGCAAAAGTATTTTTAGTTCTGTGATCTCTCAAGATGATGCCGGTAACTTTGCCGACCAAAACGTTGCGGAGTCGCTTCAGCGACTTCCAGGGATTACCCTGCAAAAATCGGAAGGCGAAGGTAGATTCATTTCTGTTCGTGGTCTTGGTCCAGGTTTTGTTTCAGTACAACAAAACGGATCAGAATTAGCATCAGCCGGCTCAGATGATCGTGCTTTTGCACTTGATGCAATTCCTGCTGATTTGCTAGGTGCTATTGAGGTATTCAAATCTTTAACTCCAGATATGGATTTGAACTCCATCGGTGGTGCTGTCAACGTAAAAACAGTATCAGCATTTGATCGTAAGAAAGATTCATTTCGTGTAACTGTACAGGACTATTATCAGGATTACATGGAAGAGCATTCACCAAAAGTTTCCATGCAGGGAACGCATTTATTTTTGGATAACACGATTGGTTTGGGGTATTCACTTTCTTGGGAAGAGAGAAAGACAGCAAATTATGAAATGCTTCACCATGAAACAACCGATATGCGGTATGTACAAGAAAATATAACTGGGGTTGAAACACCAGACCCTACGGATCTGGACAGTTATATGTTGATTCCCTTTGAATTTCAAAATCGCCAGGAAATAGCTGAGCGTGAGCGTACTGCTGCATCCATTGATTTAGGCTGGAAACCAACGGACTCCGGTGAATATTACTTGCGTAGTAGCTATACCAAATTTACAGATAATGATTTGGCGTGGCGTGAATATTATCGTTTTGGTCAAGCTGGTCCAGGCGATATTGCTTATTTAGATCGTGATACCAATACTTTTGGTATGGTTGATACTGATATCCAGCAACAGATGTTTATCCAGTATGGGGAATCTGAAACATCATCTGCATCGGTGGGTGGTAAACATGAATTTGAATTTAACAGTGGTCGACTGATCATTGATGGCGACATTAGCTGGTCTGATAGTACCTATGACAAACCTGATGGAAAGCGTGTTCAATTTCGTGTACGCGATGTGCCTGTTATTGGTCGTGCAGGAAAAGAATTTATTGTGGGGCAGGCCATTTCTGCTGATGCGCTAGCCGAATTAGCAGGCACTACAACCACTGGTTGGACGGATATTGGTGGTTATTCAGGTGCTGGCATTAACTTAGCTGCATTTAGCTTTGATAACTTATTTTTAGAAGCTTCCAGTCGTGCGGATGAGTTGCAATCCTATGGGATGAATTTTAAATTTGAAATAGATGAAGGCTTTGTCAGTTATTGGAAAGCTGGTTTTAATTATAAAGAACGTACTCGTGACCGTAATCAGGACAGATGGTCTATTGTTCCAAGAGATGAATCTCAACATTGTCCTCAGACGGAGGATTTTGCTATATGCCAAGATGTAGCAAGAAACACAAACCTTTCACGTGTCGAAACAGCAGAAGTTGATCACCCATCTTTTGTGTATCCTGCAATTACATTGAATGGTGCTAATCAGTTAATTGACACTGTTCGTGCTATTGCTACAGAAGGTAATCAATCTGGTTTGGAAAGTATCTACCGCGACTATAATATGTCTGAAGATTCTTTTGCGGCATATTTTATGGGTGAATTTCGTTTGGCGGATAATCAATGGTTAATTGCTGGTGCTCGTTGGGATGAAACGAAATTTTCTTCGACAGGATTTTTAGCAATTAATAACGATAACTTCTCTTTAGGAAATGATGAAACGGTAAAAGTAGATTATTCAATTCCTTTAGATAGCCAAGCAAATAAATACGACAATGTGTTGCCAAGTTTGCATTATCGTTGGGAGCCTCGCGAAGATGTTTTAGTTCGTTCATCTATATGGACAAGTTTCACTCGCCCTTCATATGATCAAGCTCGGGCTTTTGCAAATATAGAAAGTAACTTCGAGCTTTGTAATCCTGTTACTAATGTATGTAGCACTACACCTGATGCGAATACAGGCATCCCCTTATCTGAATTTACCTTGGGGCCAAATAATACCTTACGCTTAGGTAACCCTAATTTAGTTGCTATGACGTCAGTTAACTATGATGCGTCAGTGAGTTGGTATATTGACGAAAACATATTTTTACAGGCCGCGTTTTTCTACAAAGATATTGATGATTATATTGTGGAAGTTCGTGGTGCTCGTGCAGCATTAGATGAGTTGCCCGTACGTTTGCCTGTTGACCAAGTTGATGCGTTTATTATTCCTTCAGATCTGGAATTAAATAATGTTAGTTGGACAGCTAATGGGGATCGTGCCAAGGTTTACGGCGCAGAGTTTTCCTATAATCACAATTTTGATAATGGATTATTTTTGCATAATAACTTAACTGTTATGTCTAGCGCTGCCTATGCAGGTGATTCTATTCGAGCAGGAAAAACCCAGTTGCCAGAACAAGCAGATACAACCTTTAATACAACGGTTGGTTGGGAAAATGATGTTGTATCAGTTCGCTTAATTGGTAATTACGTTAGTGATATCTTGAAAAGAATTGGTTCCTGTCCAGCAGGATCAGAGGGTTATTTAATTGTACAAGCCGGTGATGACCGCTCACCATGTAATAAGTGGGCTGACGTTTATCAGGATGATACTTTTAGCCTGGACTTTAAAGCGACATGGCAAGTTAATAAAAATATTAAAATTTATTTCGATGCAATGAACATTACCGATGAGTATATGACTCAATATTACGAAGGTAACCAATATTCTGGTGGTAACGTAATGTATAAATCAGAAGTATATGGTCGTTCGTTCCAAATAGGCTTGAATTACAAATTTTTGTAA